One Lemur catta isolate mLemCat1 chromosome 15, mLemCat1.pri, whole genome shotgun sequence genomic window carries:
- the LLGL1 gene encoding lethal(2) giant larvae protein homolog 1 isoform X1, producing MMKFRFRRQGADPQREKLKQELFAFNKTVEHGFPNQPSALAFDPELRIMAIGTRSGAVKIYGAPGVEFTGLHRDAATVTQMHFLPGQGRLLTLLDDSSLHLWEIIHHNGCAHLEEALSFQLPGRPGFDGASAPPSLTRVTVVLLVAAGDMAALGTEGGSVFFLDVTTLTLLEGQTLGPDEVLRSLPDDYRCGKALGPVESLQGHLRDPTKILIGYSRGLLVIWNQAARCVDHVFLGNQQLESLCWGRDGSTVTSSHSDGSYAVWSADVGSSPALQPTVATTPYGPFPCKAINKILWRNCESGGHFIIFSGGMPRASYGDRHCVSVLRAEVLVTLDFTSRIIDFFTVHSTRPEDEFDDPQALAVLLEEELVVLDLQTPGWPAVPAPYLAPLHSSAITCSAHVANVPAKLWARIVSAGEQQSPQPASSASSWPITGGRNLAQEPSQRGLLLTGHEDGTVRFWDASGVALRPLYKLSTAGLFQTDCEHADSLAQAAEDDWPPFRKVGCFDPYSDDPRLGVQKVSLCKYTAQMVVAGTAGQVLVLELSDVSSEHAVSVASVDLLQDREGFTWKGHERLSPRTGLLPWAAGFQPRVLVQCLPPAAVTAVTLHTEWGLVAFGTSHGFGLFDYQRKSPVLARCTLHPNDSLAMEGPLSRVKSLKKSLRQSFRRIRKSRVSGKKRAANANSKLQEANAQLAEQACPHDVEMTPVQRRIEPRSADDSLSGVVRCLYFADTFLRDAAHHGPTMWAGTNSGSVFAYALEVPVAAAAGSEKRPEGTVEAVLGKEVQLMHRAPVVAIAVLDGRGRPLPEPYEASRDLAQAPDMQGGHAVLIASEEQFKVFTLPKVSAKTKFKLTAHEGCRVRKVALATFASVACEDYAETCLACLTNLGDVHVFSVPGLRPQVHYSCIRKEDISGIASCVFTRHGQGFYLISPSEFERFSLSARNITEPLCSLDISWPRNATRASYRLRESPKLSQANGTPSIILAPQSCDGSPDPAHSKGTDTSEPLEAVLSPMSVDSATSADTTLDTTGDVTVEDVKDFLGSSEESEKNLRNLADDEARACAILIK from the exons GGCCGCCTCCTGACTCTGCTGGACGACAGCAGCCTGCATCTCTGGGAGATCATCCACCATAACGGCTGCGCCCACCTGGAGGAAGCACTCAGCTTCCAGCTGCCCGGCCGGCCTGGCTTTGACGGTGCCAG cGCCCCGCCTAGCCTCACGCGCGTCACTGTGGTCCTGCTGGTGGCTGCTGGTGACATGGCAGCCCTGGGCACTGAGGGCGGCAGTGTCTTCTTCCTGGACGTTACCACCCTGACACTGCTTGAGGGGCAGACCCTCGGTCCAGACGAGGTTCTGCGCAG CTTGCCGGACGACTACCGGTGTGGGAAGGCGCTGGGCCCCGTGGAGTCACTCCAGGGACACCTGCGGGACCCCACCAAGATTCTCATTGGCTACAGCCGGGGCCTGCTGGTCATCTGGAACCAGGCTGCGCGGTGTGTAGACCATGTCTTCCTGGGGAACCAG cAGCTGGAGAGCCTGTGCTGGGGCCGTGATGGCAGTACTGTCACCAGTTCGCACAGTGATGGCAGCTATGCTGTCTGGTCTGCAGACGTTGGCAGCTCCCCGGCACTACAGCCCACGGTAGCCACCACACCCTACG GCCCCTTTCCCTGCAAGGCCATCAACAAGATTCTGTGGCGGAACTGTGAATCCGG GGGCCACTTTATCATCTTCAGTGGTGGCATGCCCCGTGCCAGCTATGGTGACCGCCACTGTGTGAGTGTGCTACGAGCTGAGGTGCTGGTGACGCTCGATTTCACTTCCCGCATCATCGACTTCTTCACAGTGCACAGCACGCGGCCCGAGGATG AATTCGACGATCCCCAGGCCTTGGCTGTGCTGCTTGAAGAGGAACTGGTGGTGCTTGACCTTCAGACGCCTGGCTGGCCGGCTGTGCCTGCCCCGTACCTGGCCCCGCTGCACTCGTCCGCTATCACCTGCTCGGCCCATGTTGCCAACGTCCCTGCCAAGCTGTGGGCCCGCATTGTGAGCGCCGGCGAGCAGCAGAGCCCCCAGCCTGCCTCCAGTGCCTCG AGTTGGCCCATCACTGGGGGCCGGAACCTGGCTCAGGAGCCGTCACAGCGAGGGCTGCTGCTGACTGG ccaCGAGGACGGTACTGTACGGTTCTGGGACGCCTCAGGCGTGGCACTGCGGCCACTCTACAAGCTGAGCACGGCTGGCCTCTTCCAGACGGACTGTGAGCATGCTGACAGCCTGGCCCAGGCTGCCGAGGATGACTGGCCGCCCTTCCGCAAG GTGGGTTGTTTTGACCCCTACAGTGATGATCCCCGGCTCGGTGTGCAGAAGGTCTCGCTCTGCAAGTACACAGCCCAGATGGTGGTGGCTGGCACTGCAGGCCAG GTGCTGGTGCTGGAGCTCAGCGATGTGTCCTCGGAGCACGCGGTCAGCGTGGCCAGTGTGGACCTCCTCCAGGACCGCGAGGGCTTCACATGGAAGGGCCACGAGAGGCTGAGTCCACGCACGGGACTGCTGCCCTGGGCTGCTGGCTTCCAGCCCCGTGTGCTGGTGCAGTGCCTGCCGCCAGCCGCTGTCACTGCTGTCACGCTCCACACCGAGTGGGGCCTTGTGGCCTTTGGCACCAGTCATGGCTTTGGCCTCTTCGACTACCAGCGCAAGAGCCCTGTGCTGGCCAG GTGCACTCTTCACCCCAACGACTCCCTGGCCATGGAGGGGCCGCTCTCCCGGGTGAAGTCGCTCAAGAAGTCGCTGCGCCAGTCTTTCCGGCGCATCCGCAAGAGCCGTGTCTCTGGCAAGAAGCGGGCTGCTAATGCCAACAGCAAG TTGCAGGAGGCCAACGCGCAGCTGGCCGAACAAGCCTGCCCTCATGACGTGGAGATGACACCCGTACAGCGCCGCATCGAGCCCCGCTCTGCCGATGACTCCCTCTCGGGCGTTGTGCGCTGCCTCTACTTTGCTGACACGTTCCTTCGAGATG CTGCCCACCACGGGCCCACCATGTGGGCAGGCACCAACTCGGGCTCCGTGTTTGCCTACGCGCTGGAGGTGCCGGTGGCAGCAGCGGCAGGCAGCGAGAAGCGGCCCGAGGGGACGGTGGAGGCCGTGCTGGGCAAGGAGGTGCAGCTGATGCACCGGGCGCCCGTGGTGGCCATTGCCGTGCTAGACGGGCGCGGCCGCCCGCTGCCCGAGCCCTATGAAGCCTCGCGGGACTTGGCACAGGCGCCTGACATGCAGGGCGGTCACGCTGTGCTCATCGCATCTGAGGAGCAGTTTAAG GTGTTCACACTGCCCAAGGTGAGCGCCAAGACCAAGTTCAAGCTGACAGCCCATGAAGGCTGTCGAGTACGGAAGGTGGCACTGGCCACGTTTGCCAGTGTGGCCTGCGAGGACTATGCTGAGACCTGCCTGGCCTGCCTCACCAACCTCGGTGACGTTCATGTCTTCTCGGTGCCTGGCCTGCGGCCCCAAGTGCACTACTCCTGTATCCGGAAGGAGGACATCAGTGGCATCGCCTCGTGTGTCTTCACGCGCCACGGCCAGg GCTTTTACCTGATTTCCCCGTCAGAATTTGAACGCTTCTCCCTAAGTGCCCGGAACATCACAGAGCCACTCTGTTCTTTGGACATCAGCTGGCCCCGCAATGCCACCCGGGCCAG CTACAGGCTCCGAGAGTCACCCAAGCTGAGCCAGGCTAACGGGACCCCGAGCATCATCCTGGCCCCACAGAGCTGCGACGGGAGCCCAGATCCAGCCCACAGCAAGGGAACCG ACACCTCAGAGCCACTGGAGGCTGTGCTTTCACCCATGTCCGTCGACTCCGCCACCAGTGCCGACACCACGCTGGACACAACGGGGGACGTCACGGTGGAGGATGTGAAGGATTTCCTGGG CTCTTCCGAGGAATCGGAGAAGAATCTGAGGAACCTGGCGGACGATGAGGCCCGGGCCTGTGCCATCCTGATCAAATGA
- the LLGL1 gene encoding lethal(2) giant larvae protein homolog 1 isoform X2: MMKFRFRRQGADPQREKLKQELFAFNKTVEHGFPNQPSALAFDPELRIMAIGTRSGAVKIYGAPGVEFTGLHRDAATVTQMHFLPGQGRLLTLLDDSSLHLWEIIHHNGCAHLEEALSFQLPGRPGFDGASAPPSLTRVTVVLLVAAGDMAALGTEGGSVFFLDVTTLTLLEGQTLGPDEVLRSLPDDYRCGKALGPVESLQGHLRDPTKILIGYSRGLLVIWNQAARCVDHVFLGNQQLESLCWGRDGSTVTSSHSDGSYAVWSADVGSSPALQPTVATTPYGPFPCKAINKILWRNCESGGHFIIFSGGMPRASYGDRHCVSVLRAEVLVTLDFTSRIIDFFTVHSTRPEDEFDDPQALAVLLEEELVVLDLQTPGWPAVPAPYLAPLHSSAITCSAHVANVPAKLWARIVSAGEQQSPQPASSASSWPITGGRNLAQEPSQRGLLLTGHEDGTVRFWDASGVALRPLYKLSTAGLFQTDCEHADSLAQAAEDDWPPFRKVGCFDPYSDDPRLGVQKVSLCKYTAQMVVAGTAGQVLVLELSDVSSEHAVSVASVDLLQDREGFTWKGHERLSPRTGLLPWAAGFQPRVLVQCLPPAAVTAVTLHTEWGLVAFGTSHGFGLFDYQRKSPVLARCTLHPNDSLAMEGPLSRVKSLKKSLRQSFRRIRKSRVSGKKRAANANSKLQEANAQLAEQACPHDVEMTPVQRRIEPRSADDSLSGVVRCLYFADTFLRDAAHHGPTMWAGTNSGSVFAYALEVPVAAAAGSEKRPEGTVEAVLGKEVQLMHRAPVVAIAVLDGRGRPLPEPYEASRDLAQAPDMQGGHAVLIASEEQFKVFTLPKVSAKTKFKLTAHEGCRVRKVALATFASVACEDYAETCLACLTNLGDVHVFSVPGLRPQVHYSCIRKEDISGIASCVFTRHGQGFYLISPSEFERFSLSARNITEPLCSLDISWPRNATRARLRESPKLSQANGTPSIILAPQSCDGSPDPAHSKGTDTSEPLEAVLSPMSVDSATSADTTLDTTGDVTVEDVKDFLGSSEESEKNLRNLADDEARACAILIK; this comes from the exons GGCCGCCTCCTGACTCTGCTGGACGACAGCAGCCTGCATCTCTGGGAGATCATCCACCATAACGGCTGCGCCCACCTGGAGGAAGCACTCAGCTTCCAGCTGCCCGGCCGGCCTGGCTTTGACGGTGCCAG cGCCCCGCCTAGCCTCACGCGCGTCACTGTGGTCCTGCTGGTGGCTGCTGGTGACATGGCAGCCCTGGGCACTGAGGGCGGCAGTGTCTTCTTCCTGGACGTTACCACCCTGACACTGCTTGAGGGGCAGACCCTCGGTCCAGACGAGGTTCTGCGCAG CTTGCCGGACGACTACCGGTGTGGGAAGGCGCTGGGCCCCGTGGAGTCACTCCAGGGACACCTGCGGGACCCCACCAAGATTCTCATTGGCTACAGCCGGGGCCTGCTGGTCATCTGGAACCAGGCTGCGCGGTGTGTAGACCATGTCTTCCTGGGGAACCAG cAGCTGGAGAGCCTGTGCTGGGGCCGTGATGGCAGTACTGTCACCAGTTCGCACAGTGATGGCAGCTATGCTGTCTGGTCTGCAGACGTTGGCAGCTCCCCGGCACTACAGCCCACGGTAGCCACCACACCCTACG GCCCCTTTCCCTGCAAGGCCATCAACAAGATTCTGTGGCGGAACTGTGAATCCGG GGGCCACTTTATCATCTTCAGTGGTGGCATGCCCCGTGCCAGCTATGGTGACCGCCACTGTGTGAGTGTGCTACGAGCTGAGGTGCTGGTGACGCTCGATTTCACTTCCCGCATCATCGACTTCTTCACAGTGCACAGCACGCGGCCCGAGGATG AATTCGACGATCCCCAGGCCTTGGCTGTGCTGCTTGAAGAGGAACTGGTGGTGCTTGACCTTCAGACGCCTGGCTGGCCGGCTGTGCCTGCCCCGTACCTGGCCCCGCTGCACTCGTCCGCTATCACCTGCTCGGCCCATGTTGCCAACGTCCCTGCCAAGCTGTGGGCCCGCATTGTGAGCGCCGGCGAGCAGCAGAGCCCCCAGCCTGCCTCCAGTGCCTCG AGTTGGCCCATCACTGGGGGCCGGAACCTGGCTCAGGAGCCGTCACAGCGAGGGCTGCTGCTGACTGG ccaCGAGGACGGTACTGTACGGTTCTGGGACGCCTCAGGCGTGGCACTGCGGCCACTCTACAAGCTGAGCACGGCTGGCCTCTTCCAGACGGACTGTGAGCATGCTGACAGCCTGGCCCAGGCTGCCGAGGATGACTGGCCGCCCTTCCGCAAG GTGGGTTGTTTTGACCCCTACAGTGATGATCCCCGGCTCGGTGTGCAGAAGGTCTCGCTCTGCAAGTACACAGCCCAGATGGTGGTGGCTGGCACTGCAGGCCAG GTGCTGGTGCTGGAGCTCAGCGATGTGTCCTCGGAGCACGCGGTCAGCGTGGCCAGTGTGGACCTCCTCCAGGACCGCGAGGGCTTCACATGGAAGGGCCACGAGAGGCTGAGTCCACGCACGGGACTGCTGCCCTGGGCTGCTGGCTTCCAGCCCCGTGTGCTGGTGCAGTGCCTGCCGCCAGCCGCTGTCACTGCTGTCACGCTCCACACCGAGTGGGGCCTTGTGGCCTTTGGCACCAGTCATGGCTTTGGCCTCTTCGACTACCAGCGCAAGAGCCCTGTGCTGGCCAG GTGCACTCTTCACCCCAACGACTCCCTGGCCATGGAGGGGCCGCTCTCCCGGGTGAAGTCGCTCAAGAAGTCGCTGCGCCAGTCTTTCCGGCGCATCCGCAAGAGCCGTGTCTCTGGCAAGAAGCGGGCTGCTAATGCCAACAGCAAG TTGCAGGAGGCCAACGCGCAGCTGGCCGAACAAGCCTGCCCTCATGACGTGGAGATGACACCCGTACAGCGCCGCATCGAGCCCCGCTCTGCCGATGACTCCCTCTCGGGCGTTGTGCGCTGCCTCTACTTTGCTGACACGTTCCTTCGAGATG CTGCCCACCACGGGCCCACCATGTGGGCAGGCACCAACTCGGGCTCCGTGTTTGCCTACGCGCTGGAGGTGCCGGTGGCAGCAGCGGCAGGCAGCGAGAAGCGGCCCGAGGGGACGGTGGAGGCCGTGCTGGGCAAGGAGGTGCAGCTGATGCACCGGGCGCCCGTGGTGGCCATTGCCGTGCTAGACGGGCGCGGCCGCCCGCTGCCCGAGCCCTATGAAGCCTCGCGGGACTTGGCACAGGCGCCTGACATGCAGGGCGGTCACGCTGTGCTCATCGCATCTGAGGAGCAGTTTAAG GTGTTCACACTGCCCAAGGTGAGCGCCAAGACCAAGTTCAAGCTGACAGCCCATGAAGGCTGTCGAGTACGGAAGGTGGCACTGGCCACGTTTGCCAGTGTGGCCTGCGAGGACTATGCTGAGACCTGCCTGGCCTGCCTCACCAACCTCGGTGACGTTCATGTCTTCTCGGTGCCTGGCCTGCGGCCCCAAGTGCACTACTCCTGTATCCGGAAGGAGGACATCAGTGGCATCGCCTCGTGTGTCTTCACGCGCCACGGCCAGg GCTTTTACCTGATTTCCCCGTCAGAATTTGAACGCTTCTCCCTAAGTGCCCGGAACATCACAGAGCCACTCTGTTCTTTGGACATCAGCTGGCCCCGCAATGCCACCCGGGCCAG GCTCCGAGAGTCACCCAAGCTGAGCCAGGCTAACGGGACCCCGAGCATCATCCTGGCCCCACAGAGCTGCGACGGGAGCCCAGATCCAGCCCACAGCAAGGGAACCG ACACCTCAGAGCCACTGGAGGCTGTGCTTTCACCCATGTCCGTCGACTCCGCCACCAGTGCCGACACCACGCTGGACACAACGGGGGACGTCACGGTGGAGGATGTGAAGGATTTCCTGGG CTCTTCCGAGGAATCGGAGAAGAATCTGAGGAACCTGGCGGACGATGAGGCCCGGGCCTGTGCCATCCTGATCAAATGA